One window of Phycisphaeraceae bacterium genomic DNA carries:
- a CDS encoding sigma-70 family RNA polymerase sigma factor, translated as MTTVPRIPVEPPDQTNLVERLRSGDAGAYEQIVRDLTPRMLATAKRFLGSEADAEDAVQEAFLSAFKNLDKFQEGSQVGTWIHRILINAALMKLRSRNRRHEVAIEDLLPKFDSTGHAENPAQPWNLPGPDPIQADETRRLVREAIESLPDAYRTVLILRDVEQLDTESTAAALGITPNAVKTRLHRARQALRTLLDPHFRPEQSESSDSHPS; from the coding sequence GTGACCACCGTTCCGCGTATCCCCGTCGAACCACCCGACCAGACCAATCTGGTCGAGCGTCTGCGTTCCGGTGATGCCGGCGCGTACGAGCAGATCGTCCGCGACCTCACCCCCCGCATGCTCGCCACCGCCAAACGCTTCCTCGGCAGCGAGGCCGACGCCGAAGACGCCGTCCAAGAGGCCTTCCTCTCCGCCTTCAAGAACCTCGACAAGTTCCAGGAAGGAAGCCAGGTCGGAACCTGGATCCACCGCATCCTCATCAACGCCGCCCTGATGAAACTCAGGTCCCGAAACCGGCGTCACGAGGTCGCGATCGAGGACCTGCTGCCCAAGTTCGACTCCACCGGCCACGCGGAGAATCCCGCCCAGCCCTGGAACCTTCCGGGCCCGGACCCCATCCAAGCCGATGAGACCAGGCGCCTCGTCCGAGAGGCGATCGAGTCTCTTCCTGACGCTTACCGAACCGTCCTCATCCTGCGCGATGTGGAGCAACTCGACACCGAATCAACCGCCGCCGCCCTCGGCATCACGCCCAACGCCGTCAAAACCCGCCTCCATCGCGCACGCCAGGCCCTCCGCACCCTCCTCGACCCGCACTTCCGCCCCGAACAATCCGAATCATCCGACTCCCACCCTTCCTGA
- a CDS encoding KamA family radical SAM protein, translated as MDIVDPLPGARLASSPSNLTAKHVKLLVLEETMSDAASCDNSRETGSDDDEPPSIPRLTPPPPVPNQAAPRIFSEQMTAREAAEASRADGFVQSERTRRFRARVFPDATDAQWNDWKWQLRMRIRDLDTLQRAFTLSKDERDTVTHLGGQLPVGITPYYASLIDPEDADDPIRRTMVPTGGELIHSEQEAEDPLNEDGDMPVEGLVHRYPDRVLFLVTSFCATYCRYCTRSRLVGKTGEYHFNTKQFERALAYIEATPEIRDVLISGGDPLTMNDDKIDWLLTRLRAIPHVEFIRIGSKIPAVLPQRITPNLVSILQKCHPFWMSVHFMHPREVTPEVAQSCGRLVNAGIPLGSQTVLLKGTNDNPETMKSLMHNLLKIRVRPYYIYQCDPIPGSSHFRTPVEAGLKIIEALRGHTTGYAVPQYVIDGPGGGGKIPLAPEYVVGREGDELLLRNYEGKIFRYPDPISLQHPVREKIRV; from the coding sequence ATGGACATCGTGGACCCGCTCCCGGGTGCTCGCCTCGCGTCCTCTCCCTCAAACCTCACCGCCAAGCACGTCAAGCTCCTCGTCCTTGAAGAGACGATGAGCGATGCCGCCTCCTGCGACAACTCGCGAGAGACCGGCTCAGACGACGACGAGCCCCCAAGTATCCCGCGGCTCACTCCGCCGCCCCCCGTTCCCAATCAGGCCGCTCCACGAATCTTCAGCGAGCAGATGACTGCCCGCGAAGCCGCGGAGGCCTCACGCGCAGACGGCTTTGTGCAATCCGAACGCACGCGCCGTTTCCGCGCCCGCGTCTTCCCCGACGCCACCGACGCCCAGTGGAACGACTGGAAGTGGCAGCTCCGCATGCGCATCCGTGATCTGGACACCCTCCAGCGCGCCTTCACCCTCTCCAAGGATGAACGCGACACCGTCACCCACCTCGGCGGGCAGCTCCCCGTCGGCATCACCCCCTACTACGCCTCACTCATCGATCCCGAGGATGCCGACGACCCCATCCGCCGCACCATGGTCCCCACCGGCGGCGAGCTCATCCACTCCGAGCAGGAAGCCGAAGACCCCCTCAACGAAGACGGCGACATGCCCGTCGAAGGCCTCGTTCACCGCTACCCCGATCGCGTGCTCTTCCTCGTCACCTCGTTCTGCGCCACCTACTGCCGCTACTGCACCCGCTCTCGCCTCGTCGGCAAGACCGGCGAGTACCACTTCAACACCAAGCAGTTCGAGCGGGCCCTCGCCTACATCGAGGCCACCCCCGAGATCCGCGACGTCCTCATCTCCGGCGGCGACCCGCTCACGATGAACGATGACAAGATCGACTGGCTCCTGACGCGCCTCCGCGCCATCCCCCACGTCGAGTTCATCCGCATCGGCAGCAAGATCCCCGCCGTCCTTCCCCAGCGCATCACCCCCAACCTCGTCTCCATCCTCCAGAAGTGCCACCCCTTCTGGATGTCCGTCCACTTCATGCACCCGCGCGAGGTCACGCCCGAAGTCGCCCAGTCCTGCGGCCGCCTCGTCAACGCCGGCATCCCGCTCGGCAGCCAGACCGTCCTCTTGAAGGGCACCAACGACAACCCGGAGACCATGAAGTCGCTGATGCACAACCTTCTGAAGATCCGCGTCCGCCCCTACTACATCTACCAGTGCGACCCCATCCCCGGCTCCTCGCACTTCAGAACACCCGTCGAGGCAGGACTCAAGATCATCGAGGCCCTCCGAGGCCACACCACCGGATACGCCGTGCCGCAATACGTCATCGACGGCCCCGGCGGCGGCGGCAAAATCCCCCTCGCCCCCGAGTACGTCGTCGGACGCGAAGGCGATGAGCTCCTCCTCCGCAACTACGAGGGCAAGATCTTCCGCTATCCAGATCCCATCTCGCTCCAGCATCCGGTACGCGAGAAGATCCGGGTGTAA
- a CDS encoding zf-HC2 domain-containing protein yields the protein MSCSRSNKPSDDAEHNGSIAVNTCQECIDFLIDYLDGTLPAAKRTEFELHLELCPPCHRYLQQYQATIRLGQRAMEEQAAKNPPPEALIKAIMAAMKAGHPAKDPGEPDAPGGCGCDCTS from the coding sequence ATGAGTTGCTCCCGCTCCAACAAGCCCAGCGACGATGCCGAGCACAACGGCTCCATCGCCGTCAACACGTGCCAGGAGTGCATCGACTTCCTCATCGACTACCTCGACGGCACACTCCCCGCCGCCAAAAGAACCGAATTCGAGCTCCATCTCGAACTCTGCCCCCCCTGCCATCGCTACCTCCAGCAATACCAGGCGACCATCCGCCTCGGTCAGCGCGCGATGGAAGAACAGGCCGCAAAGAACCCGCCCCCCGAGGCGCTCATCAAGGCCATCATGGCCGCCATGAAAGCCGGCCATCCCGCCAAAGACCCCGGCGAACCCGACGCCCCGGGCGGCTGTGGCTGCGACTGCACTTCATAA
- a CDS encoding DoxX family protein, which produces MRTRDTIALALAPLSLRLMLAAIFLFAGLNKVIHTIDASPEQAAQLANLGAISPPPSPSSPSPDSRVPPLPDPTAPTPIVPPTDAPTPPPTGTPTGTPESAPPDSTRADAGSPLHIPHLTRLQPTEPAPQTPAPTTTPTKPEPTYTAADFPDGAKVKPGLMIALSIHAAAHPAPGPDGSTPMPLAPERLAQRPWPALLAWAAILTEIIAAALLVIGLFTRLSALGLASIMAVAMWLTEIGPAIQGGTAQFGFLPNYAMMDPAWQHLMLQFSLFASAVSLFFLGAGPASLDAAIFGGPTSAPKPAPAPKPRKPLMDD; this is translated from the coding sequence ATGCGCACCCGCGACACCATCGCCCTCGCACTCGCACCCCTCTCACTCCGACTCATGCTCGCCGCGATCTTCCTCTTCGCAGGGCTCAACAAAGTCATCCACACCATCGACGCCTCGCCCGAACAAGCCGCCCAACTCGCCAACCTCGGCGCAATCTCCCCACCCCCCTCTCCCTCCAGCCCCTCGCCCGACTCGCGCGTCCCCCCACTCCCCGATCCCACCGCCCCCACACCCATCGTGCCGCCAACCGACGCGCCCACGCCACCCCCCACAGGCACCCCCACCGGCACCCCCGAATCCGCGCCGCCCGATTCCACCCGCGCCGACGCCGGCTCTCCCCTTCACATCCCACACCTCACTCGCCTCCAACCCACAGAGCCAGCACCTCAAACACCCGCCCCAACCACCACACCCACAAAGCCCGAGCCCACCTACACCGCCGCCGACTTCCCCGACGGTGCAAAGGTCAAGCCAGGGCTCATGATCGCACTCAGCATCCACGCCGCGGCACACCCCGCGCCCGGCCCCGATGGCTCCACACCCATGCCCCTCGCCCCCGAGCGCCTCGCACAAAGACCCTGGCCCGCCCTCCTCGCATGGGCCGCGATACTCACAGAGATCATCGCCGCAGCACTCCTCGTCATCGGCCTCTTCACACGCCTCTCCGCCCTCGGACTCGCCTCCATCATGGCCGTCGCCATGTGGCTCACCGAGATCGGCCCCGCCATCCAAGGCGGCACCGCCCAGTTCGGCTTCCTACCCAACTACGCCATGATGGACCCCGCATGGCAGCACCTCATGCTCCAGTTCTCCCTCTTCGCATCCGCAGTCTCCCTCTTCTTCCTCGGTGCGGGGCCCGCGAGTCTCGATGCCGCCATCTTCGGCGGCCCCACCTCCGCTCCCAAACCCGCTCCCGCCCCGAAGCCGCGCAAGCCCCTCATGGACGACTGA